In Aptenodytes patagonicus chromosome 6, bAptPat1.pri.cur, whole genome shotgun sequence, one genomic interval encodes:
- the MSL2 gene encoding E3 ubiquitin-protein ligase MSL2, giving the protein MNPVNATALYVSASRLVLNYDPGDPQSFTEINKLLPYFRQSLSCCVCGNLLQDPIAPTNSTCQHYVCKTCKGKKMMMKPSCSWCKDYEQFEENKQLSILVNCYKKLCEYITQTPLARDIIQAVDCSADLLALLKDGSPLHEETEKSSDTALALCLTHSPVPSTSELTTDPPASFTSIPESTHNIDIRGSVINGLPNCNGLSVDKLGVNIPSPEHANTIDVCSTGEYIKTEDISSSLQPVCDTVSTSDLCTTGIDICSFSEDIKPGGSLLLSVEEVLRSLETVSNTEVCDSNLQPSLEANMTNGPFLQLSPPPLSHNIFMSTDASPHGISCTAATPKVVKLNRKRSRSESDSEKVQPLPISSIICGPTLGASAPVTVKQENKMSLQPIATVPNGGTTPKISKTVLLSNKSMKKNLEHAPKKSHPKAKPGVLKTKDKAKEKVPSSNVMPGSPTKTVYKKPQEKKGCKCGRATQNPSVLTCRGQRCPCYSNRKACLDCICRGCQNSYMANGEKKLEAFAVPEKALEQTRLTLGINVTSIAVRNASTSTSVINVTGSPVTTFLAASTHDDKSLDEAIDMRYDC; this is encoded by the coding sequence gaaatttGCTACAAGACCCTATTGCTCCTACCAACTCCACATGTCAGCATTATGTCTGCAAAACTTGTAAAGgcaagaagatgatgatgaaacCGTCATGTAGCTGGTGCAAGGACTACGAACAGTTTGAGGAGAATAAGCAGCTAAGCATCTTAGTGAACTGCTATAAGAAGCTCTGCGAATACATAACGCAAACTCCACTGGCACGAGATATTATCCAAGCCGTTGATTGTTCTGCAGATCTTTTGGCTTTGCTCAAAGATGGATCACCACTccatgaagagacagaaaaatcttcCGATACAGCCTTGGCTTTGTGTTTGACACATTCCCCCGTACCTTCAACCTCAGAACTCACAACTGATCCTCCAGCTAGTTTTACATCAATACCTGAAAGCACACACAACATTGATATTAGAGGTTCTGTTATCAACGGGTTGCCCAATTGTAATGGGCTTTCGGTAGATAAACTTGGAGTGAATATTCCTTCTCCTGAACACGCAAACACAATTGATGTCTGTAGTACTGGAGAGTATATAAAAACTGAAGATATCTCTAGCAGCCTGCAGCCTGTGTGTGATACAGTTTCTACTAGTGACTTGTGTACAACAGGCATCGACATCTGCAGTTTCAGTGAAGATATAAAACCAGGTGGCTCGCTTCTCCTTAGTGTTGAGGAAGTTCTCCGGAGCTTAGAGACCGTTTCAAATACTGAAGTCTGTGATTCTAATTTGCAGCCCAGCTTGGAAGCAAACATGACTAACGGcccttttctgcagctttctccccCACCTCTTAGCCATAACATTTTCATGTCCACAGATGCTTCTCCTCACGGAATCTCCTGTACAGCGGCGACGCCTAAGGTAGTTAAGTTAAACAGAAAGCGATCTCGATCAGAAAGCGACAGTGAAAAGGTTCAACCTCTACCCATTTCCAGCATCATCTGTGGCCCAACATTGGGAGCATCAGCTCCTGTAAcagtgaaacaggaaaataaaatgtctttgcaGCCTATTGCAACTGTACCTAACGGAGGCACTACTCCCAAAATAAGTAAAACTGTGCTCCTGTCtaacaaaagcatgaaaaagaaTTTAGAACATGCCCCTAAGAAATCTCACCCAAAAGCCAAACCAGGGGTgctgaaaacaaaagacaaagcaaaggagaaagttCCTAGCAGTAACGTTATGCCAGGAAGCCCAACAAAAACTGTGTATAAAAAGCCACAAGAAAAGAAAGGGTGTAAATGTGGTCGTGCCACCCAAAATCCAAGTGTTCTTACATGCCGTGGCCAACGCTGCCCTTGCTATTCTAACCGCAAAGCCTGCCTTGACTGCATATGCCGTGGCTGCCAAAACTCATACATGGCTAATGGGGAGAAGAAGCTGGAGGCATTTGCAGTGCCAGAAAAGGCCTTGGAGCAGACTAGGCTTACTTTGGGCATTAATGTGACAAGCATTGCGGTGCGCAATGCCAGCACAAGCACCAGTGTAATCAATGTGACAGGGTCACCAGTAACTACGTTTTTAGCTGCCAGTACACACGATGATAAAAGTTTGGATGAAGCTATAGACATGAGATATGACTGTtga